The sequence below is a genomic window from Pyrobaculum sp. 3827-6.
TCGACGATCTCCCCCGCCCCGCCCCCCGGGCCGCGTGGGAGGCGGCAACCGAGGCCCTGCCACAGCCCATGGGGCCTGTGAGGGGGGGCCGCATATACCTATTCGTGGGATGTGACTTCACTCCACTTCTGGCCAGGGTTGCGGCCGACCTATCCCGCGAGGGGCGCAAGGTATTGTACCGCGTCTTTGGCCGAGGCGCCTTTTCGGTGGAGAGGCTGATCGAGAAGTACGGCGGGAAGGCGGTGGTGCAGAGGGTGGAACCGAGGCCCCAGAGCCACTTCACCCATATGAAAAACCTATACGACTCTCTTACCGAGACAGACGCCGATGTTGTAGTGTCCGACGGCGTAGATATGGAGTTCTTTATCTACGGCCGAAAGGCCTTCGAGCTAAACAAGACCGAGTTCGACGAGCTGAGGCGGCTTGGGATAGCGACATTGGTAAATGCTTGTAGAGACAGGGGCCTTAGAGTAATGGCCGACGTCACTGCGCAACTTCACGACGGAGAGGTTCTCCTCACATCGCCGGAGGGTGGCACTAGGTGCCGCTACGAGGTCCAGCCGCTCCCAAGGCTGGCTTGTAATGTCTGAATGCATATGGATTGAGGGTCGGGCATACATCGCCGGGGGCTTCCGCCGGGTGAGACTCGGGAGGCGGGGATGCAGGCCTCTCCAGCTCTCAAACAGCTACCTAATCCTGCCAGGCTTCGTCGACATCCATGTGCACTTCAGAGACTGGGGGCTTGCGTACAAAGAGACGCTGATGGGCGGCGCCAGGTCGGCGCTGGCGGGCGGCGTAGTGGCGGTGGGTGACATGCCCAACACCAAGCCCCACATTAGAACAGCCGAGCTGTACAGAAGGCGAATGGAGGAGGGGTCGAGGCTACCCATTATCTACCGGCTACACATGGGCGTCCCCGAGGACGTGGGGGAGCTCCACGCCGCGAAGCCGCGCTCAGTCAAGATCTACCCAGAAGACGTTGAGAGATACGGATGGGGCCACGTAGAGGTGGTGGGCAGGGCCTGCGCGGAGCTGGGGTGCCTCCTCGTCTTCCACTGCGAAGACCCGGCTTATTTCAGAGGCGGCGACAGGCCGCCGGAGGCGGAGCTGGCTTGTGTAGAGAGGGCCTGGGCCGTCGCGCGGAGGACTGGGGCGGGGATACACCTCACCCACGTGACCCTCCCCCAGACGGCCGAGCTCTCGCGAGGGTGGGCCACAGTAGACGTCACTCCTCACCACCTGTTGCTCGACAGAGAAAACTGCAGACACCGCGGCCTCTGCCACGTAAACCCCAGGCTGAGAACGCCGGAGCTCCGCAGAGGCCTTTTGGCCGCCCTCGCCGCTGGGATGGTCGACGTATACGCCACGGACCACGCCCCCCATACACTGGAGGAGAAGAACTCCGGCGACCCCCCGCCTGGGATATGTAGCCTAGACGTGGCTCTCAGCCTGTTGCTGAGCTTGTGGAGGGCGGGGGTCGTCGACTTGGGCGACGTGGTTAGGCTCTACTCCTATAGACCCTCGCGCCTATTGGGCGTAGACTTGGGCATAGAGCGGGGCCTCTTCACCGTGGTTAAGCTGGAGGAGTTCGTAGTGAGAGGCGGCGAATTTGCAGGGAGCTGTCGACACACGCCTTTTGAGGGGTTCAGAGCCTTTGGACGTGTCGTGGCCACCGCCGTGGGGGGAAGGGTCTACTTCCGCAACGGCGAGGTATATGACGTGTCTCGGGAGGGCTCTTAGGTCTCGTGCTTCTCGAAAAGTCTGAATATGGTGTTTAGGATTATCTCATTGGCGCCTTCGTATATTTCCGTCGCCTTGGCGTCTCTGTAAAGCATCTCCACTTTGGAATCGGTGGAGTAGCCGTAACCCCCCATTACCTGCATCGCGGTTCTCGCGGCGTCGACGGCAAGTCTTGAGCCGAGGTACTTAGCCACCTGGGCGTAGAGGGGGAAAAGTTCGCTTCCCTTGTCTCTGAAGTATGCGGCCGTGTAAACCACTCCCCTAACAGCCTCTATCCGAGCCGCTATGGAGGCGAGGTGATGCTGTACCGCTTGAAAGTTTATAATAGTGGTGCCGAAGGCGCGCCTTTTCTTTGTATATGATAGGGCTTCCCGTATGGCGCCTTGAGCTATCCCCAAGCCAATTGCGCCGACGCACATCCTTCCGTTGTTCAAATCGTCGAGAACCACCTTGAAGGCGCCGTTTACGCCGCCTACCACGGCGTCGTCTCCAACTTCGCAGTCTCTGAACTTCACCTCCGCGGTTCCGGTGCCCCTCATCCCCATCACAGCGACTGGGGTCACCTCGACGCACTTACCCCTCTCCACTAAGAATAGGGTGACGGTCTTGTGCTTCTCTTCAGGCGAACCCGTGCGCGCCGCAACTAGAAACGCGTCTGCGTACATCCCCGAGGTAATCCAGAGCTTCGTGCCGTTGATAACCCACGTGCCACCTATCTTCTCCGCCTTAGTTTCTAGAGAGAAGGCGTCTGACCCGCAACAAGGCTCCGAGAGAGCGAAGGCAATTATCTTCTCCCCCCTCACCGCTGGCTGTAGCCATCTCTCCCTCGCCTCTGGCGCCGCGTAGTGCATCAAGTTGTGGACAATCATGACGCCTTGAACCTCCGTCACCGTGGCCAGCGCCGGGCTAGACTTCGCCACCTCCTCCACCACTAATACCATACTCCGAAAATCCAGCCCCGGCCCGCCGTACTCCGGCGGCGCGTGAGGAGCCAGCAGGCCCAGCGCCCCCATTTCACGCAGAAGCTCACGGGGGTACCAGCCCTGGTCTATGCGCCTGGCATTAGGCTCTACACGCCTCTCCACAAATTCACGAACCGTCTTCTTCACCAACATGTGCACCTCTTCAAAATGCGGAAACATGGATCAAATCTATATCTCTAAATTTAAATGATGCCTCTACTTGGTGCGAAATTTGCACCAATACCTTTTTACCACACAAAAAACGAAAAGATGTGAAGTGTCCAGAAGCAGTGGTTCTTGGAGGTAAGCGCATTGAACTGGCAAGGTGCCTCCCGAAAAACCAAAGCGACTGGAGTATAGAACTAGCTAAGGTTTTAGCTGAAATTAATGGAATTAAGATAACCGAGGCCGCTGTCAGCGTTCTCAAATACGTGAGACAATTCTGGGAGCAACACGGAATATGCCCGCCAGTGTCGGTCATAGAGTCTGAACTCGGGATGGGTAAGACGGAGCTCTTGGCTATGTTTGGCGGCAGGTATGATGCAATATGCATACTAGCGGGTGTGGAACCCCCAGCCGGTTGCTTGTCGCAAGTCCTCAGCTCTATTTAGCCGCCCTGTATACTAACTCCACCACTCCGGTGACGTCAACGTCTAGGCCCAGCGCGTTGAATACCCTCTTTAACTGAGCTTTACATGTCGCGCAGGGCCTCACCACGGTACCCACGCCTTTGATGTCAAATCTCTTCCAGTACTCCACCGCGGTATTCAACGTCTCCGGTGCAATTAGCCCCCCGCCCCCCAGGCAACACAGAGATTTTCTAGGACTATCCCACAGCTCTATATATTCACCAACCACCGCCCTTAGCAATGTTCGGGGCTCTTCAATAAGCGGCGCAACTCCCCTCGAATAGTTACATGGATCCATATAAAGGACAGGTTTCCTCACCTCCACACGTTCCAGCCTCAGAACTCCCTTGGTATACGCCCTGTGGAGGAGCTGGTGTATGTGGAGGGCGGGCGCCGGGGATCTGGGCAATACCAAACTGGCGAAGACGTGCCACCCGTGGCCGCATTCCCCAAAGACAACCACGTGGGGAGACACCCGGGAGATCTCAGCTAAGTACATGTCGGCGATCTTGTACATCGAGGCGTTGTCGAGAAAATAGCCGTAGTTGGCTGTATCTGGCACCTTTAGGCTTATCACCACGTTGAAGCCCAGCCTATCCAGCAGATAGAGATAGCCCCTAAGCGCCAAGTCGAACTCGAAGATATCAGAAGAGGAGGGGAACAACAAGGCGACGCGGCCGCCAGGCCTCTGCTCTGCGCCTGTCACACCCTCGATGTACCTCACCCCGTCGTGTAGATAAACTCTGGGGGCGGCCCCCTTCTCCTTTTCTATCTTTTTAAGAGAGGCGCGGACAGACATCTCCACGACTTTCGGCGGCATTCCTATGTTGTTGCCCCGATTGACGAAGTTATTCACAACCT
It includes:
- a CDS encoding TusE/DsrC/DsvC family sulfur relay protein, which produces MKCPEAVVLGGKRIELARCLPKNQSDWSIELAKVLAEINGIKITEAAVSVLKYVRQFWEQHGICPPVSVIESELGMGKTELLAMFGGRYDAICILAGVEPPAGCLSQVLSSI
- a CDS encoding amidohydrolase family protein, with the protein product MSECIWIEGRAYIAGGFRRVRLGRRGCRPLQLSNSYLILPGFVDIHVHFRDWGLAYKETLMGGARSALAGGVVAVGDMPNTKPHIRTAELYRRRMEEGSRLPIIYRLHMGVPEDVGELHAAKPRSVKIYPEDVERYGWGHVEVVGRACAELGCLLVFHCEDPAYFRGGDRPPEAELACVERAWAVARRTGAGIHLTHVTLPQTAELSRGWATVDVTPHHLLLDRENCRHRGLCHVNPRLRTPELRRGLLAALAAGMVDVYATDHAPHTLEEKNSGDPPPGICSLDVALSLLLSLWRAGVVDLGDVVRLYSYRPSRLLGVDLGIERGLFTVVKLEEFVVRGGEFAGSCRHTPFEGFRAFGRVVATAVGGRVYFRNGEVYDVSREGS
- a CDS encoding RAD55 family ATPase, encoding MLLDFRGVTAIYGRPGVGKTSLAMRMAHERVARGEKVLWVSLYEDRDVFMKNAASLGYNLSRVDFWDMIFVKTDVILNQIVSTVSQSDYSLVVVDSISSLVEGPQSREYLINAVYRVFRPAKIDFVGIAEEESVTPLDYIADNLLRLELRIGRNVTERLMYVVKSRGKRAGYTVEFDILEGQGVVFLDDLPRPAPRAAWEAATEALPQPMGPVRGGRIYLFVGCDFTPLLARVAADLSREGRKVLYRVFGRGAFSVERLIEKYGGKAVVQRVEPRPQSHFTHMKNLYDSLTETDADVVVSDGVDMEFFIYGRKAFELNKTEFDELRRLGIATLVNACRDRGLRVMADVTAQLHDGEVLLTSPEGGTRCRYEVQPLPRLACNV
- a CDS encoding acyl-CoA dehydrogenase family protein, whose amino-acid sequence is MFPHFEEVHMLVKKTVREFVERRVEPNARRIDQGWYPRELLREMGALGLLAPHAPPEYGGPGLDFRSMVLVVEEVAKSSPALATVTEVQGVMIVHNLMHYAAPEARERWLQPAVRGEKIIAFALSEPCCGSDAFSLETKAEKIGGTWVINGTKLWITSGMYADAFLVAARTGSPEEKHKTVTLFLVERGKCVEVTPVAVMGMRGTGTAEVKFRDCEVGDDAVVGGVNGAFKVVLDDLNNGRMCVGAIGLGIAQGAIREALSYTKKRRAFGTTIINFQAVQHHLASIAARIEAVRGVVYTAAYFRDKGSELFPLYAQVAKYLGSRLAVDAARTAMQVMGGYGYSTDSKVEMLYRDAKATEIYEGANEIILNTIFRLFEKHET
- a CDS encoding (Fe-S)-binding protein, with amino-acid sequence MDVGRYAKYAARMCVGCGNCVDICPSYIATGDLDNSPMGRIGMLRRGASLAELYRSFYSCTMCKRCAYFCPLGLDVAEVTRQVRDFLAKSGLRHPYVEKVVNNFVNRGNNIGMPPKVVEMSVRASLKKIEKEKGAAPRVYLHDGVRYIEGVTGAEQRPGGRVALLFPSSSDIFEFDLALRGYLYLLDRLGFNVVISLKVPDTANYGYFLDNASMYKIADMYLAEISRVSPHVVVFGECGHGWHVFASLVLPRSPAPALHIHQLLHRAYTKGVLRLERVEVRKPVLYMDPCNYSRGVAPLIEEPRTLLRAVVGEYIELWDSPRKSLCCLGGGGLIAPETLNTAVEYWKRFDIKGVGTVVRPCATCKAQLKRVFNALGLDVDVTGVVELVYRAAK